In Rana temporaria chromosome 3, aRanTem1.1, whole genome shotgun sequence, a single window of DNA contains:
- the CCDC107 gene encoding coiled-coil domain-containing protein 107 isoform X2, with the protein MVLTSSQHILLAVSLALCMCFLVPRMIGGPGEAGKKDPRRMATPFRGHSAGSEKGSSNMDHIKSAMEQEMKSARTGESRSVAFALMPLYAVGVAVFAAYKFTKIKSNENSKSKSVEEEDKKTKQTESQLVELERHLSQTEQMLNSILTQLDPLTNCVSTLAVDQKSEIMNQLQSIRRLMKKSGIDKAAPQNSANQTCENTLENLIHSFATQPSEVHENYAESKSEESLLNTLDTDISAHNPVTEESSLNDLSEGEDEDDATSPVSEGLRKRNV; encoded by the exons ATGGTGCTCACCAGCTCCCAGCACATCCTCCTGGCAGTGTCCCTGGCACTGTGCATGTGCTTCCTAGTGCCCAGGATGATAGGCGGGCCAGGGGAGGCGGGCAAGAAGGATCCCAGGAGGATGGCAACTCCCTTCAGAGGACACTCAG CTGGATCAGAAAAGGGCTCCTCTAACATGGATCATATTAAAAGTGCAATGGAACAAGAGATGAAGTCTGCGAGGACAGGGGAAAGTCGAAGCGTGGCATTCGCTCTTATGCCCCTTTATGCCGTGGGAGTGGCAGTTTTTGCAGCTTACAAGTTCACAAAA ATTAAGTCAAATGAAAACAGCAAATCTAAGTCAGTGGAAGAAGAAGATAAAAAGACAAAACAGACAG AGAGTCAGCTTGTGGAGCTAGAACGGCACCTTTCACAAACTGAGCAAATGTTAAATTCTATACTCACACAACTGGACCCACTAACTAATTG TGTGAGCACATTGGCTGTTGACCAGAAAAGTGAAATCATGAATCAGCTGCAATCTATCAGACGGTTAATGAAGAAAAGTGGAATAGATAAAGCAGCTCCTCAGAACTCGG CTAACCAAACCTGTGAAAATACACTTGAAAACCTGATTCATTCATTTGCCACTCAGCCGTCAGAAGTCCATGAAAACTATGCTGAAAGTAAAAGTGAGGAATCTCTACTAAACACATTGGACACAGATATAAGTGCACACAATCCTGTTACAGAAGAGTCATCTCTGAATGATCTCTCTGAAGGGGAAGATGAAGATGATGCTACAAGTCCTGTTTCTGAAGGGTTAAGAAAGCGCAATGTCTAA
- the CCDC107 gene encoding coiled-coil domain-containing protein 107 isoform X1 — translation MVLTSSQHILLAVSLALCMCFLVPRMIGGPGEAGKKDPRRMATPFRGHSESPKGHMHAAGSEKGSSNMDHIKSAMEQEMKSARTGESRSVAFALMPLYAVGVAVFAAYKFTKIKSNENSKSKSVEEEDKKTKQTESQLVELERHLSQTEQMLNSILTQLDPLTNCVSTLAVDQKSEIMNQLQSIRRLMKKSGIDKAAPQNSANQTCENTLENLIHSFATQPSEVHENYAESKSEESLLNTLDTDISAHNPVTEESSLNDLSEGEDEDDATSPVSEGLRKRNV, via the exons ATGGTGCTCACCAGCTCCCAGCACATCCTCCTGGCAGTGTCCCTGGCACTGTGCATGTGCTTCCTAGTGCCCAGGATGATAGGCGGGCCAGGGGAGGCGGGCAAGAAGGATCCCAGGAGGATGGCAACTCCCTTCAGAGGACACTCAG agagtcctaaaGGACACATGCATGCGGCTGGATCAGAAAAGGGCTCCTCTAACATGGATCATATTAAAAGTGCAATGGAACAAGAGATGAAGTCTGCGAGGACAGGGGAAAGTCGAAGCGTGGCATTCGCTCTTATGCCCCTTTATGCCGTGGGAGTGGCAGTTTTTGCAGCTTACAAGTTCACAAAA ATTAAGTCAAATGAAAACAGCAAATCTAAGTCAGTGGAAGAAGAAGATAAAAAGACAAAACAGACAG AGAGTCAGCTTGTGGAGCTAGAACGGCACCTTTCACAAACTGAGCAAATGTTAAATTCTATACTCACACAACTGGACCCACTAACTAATTG TGTGAGCACATTGGCTGTTGACCAGAAAAGTGAAATCATGAATCAGCTGCAATCTATCAGACGGTTAATGAAGAAAAGTGGAATAGATAAAGCAGCTCCTCAGAACTCGG CTAACCAAACCTGTGAAAATACACTTGAAAACCTGATTCATTCATTTGCCACTCAGCCGTCAGAAGTCCATGAAAACTATGCTGAAAGTAAAAGTGAGGAATCTCTACTAAACACATTGGACACAGATATAAGTGCACACAATCCTGTTACAGAAGAGTCATCTCTGAATGATCTCTCTGAAGGGGAAGATGAAGATGATGCTACAAGTCCTGTTTCTGAAGGGTTAAGAAAGCGCAATGTCTAA